The stretch of DNA CAGCTGTTGTCCGCGGAAACGTCTTGGTTCTGCGGTTGATCGGGGGTCGGGGTCGATGGCCCGCGGCCATCTTCGGGGTTCGTGTGTTGATCGGGGGGTGTCACGAGACCCCAGACTCCGGCACGGAGGGTGTACGTGCATCCCGGTAATTACGTACACAGGTACCTAGTTTGCTCAGTACGGGGGACGAGGTGACCGCCAAATCGTCACAGCCCGTGTAGGCAATCCGCCCGAGCGGAGACCGCGCTCACCCTACCGGACCGCCGATCAATGCTCGCGCAGGGTCCGGACCGCTACTGCTGCCGTCCGCGCAGCCAGTCCTCGATCTGCTCGCGGTCGCGGAAACCCAGCCGCGCCAGCACTCCCTCGAGCAGCTGCTCGGCCGACCGCCGTTCCATGCCCAGGCGCGCGGCGAGGTCGGCGCCGGTGACGCCTTCTCCGAACAGGACCGCGGCGCGCAGCTCGTGCGGACTCAGCCCGCCGGGGGCGGAACGACCCGGCTCCGGACGAGCCGGTTCCGGGCGGCCGATGCCTTCCTCCAGCACGTAGGCGAACAGCTCCTCCCGGCTCCATTCCGCTCCGCGCTGGTAGGCCGCCTGGAACTCCCGCTCGCCCAGCACTTGCCGCCCCCACGCGAGCGCCGCCGCGTTGTAGTCGTCGAAGTAGGTCGACTCGCCCATCCGGCCACCGCTGATCCGGCGCAGCGCATCCGCGGCCCCAATCAGGTGCGCATTCCGGTGCGGCTGGTCGGCCGCGGTGGTGCACCACGACAGCACGTCCAGGTAGACCGCCAGCCCGTTGAGGTCCCGCGCCGAGCGGTTCAACCGGACGGCTTGCTGCACCAGCAACGCCGCCTCCCGGTGATCACCGGCGAGCCAGCGGTGCAGCGCCACCACCCACAACGCGTAGCACTTGGTCCACGTCGCGCCGCTGCTCTCGCACAACCGCAGGCATTCCACCGCTGCGGTCGCGCCCCGCGGATCGCCCGAGACGAAGGCGACGCTGGAGAGCAGGATCATCGCATTGACGTAGCCGAACGCATCGCCGTCCACCTTCTCCGCGGCCGCGGCCTGCTCCAGCAAGTCGGCGGCCTCCCGCATCCGTCCCTCGGCCATCGCCACCATGCCGTGCACCATGCCCATCCGGGTGCGCAGTGCCGTTCTGCCGAGCTCGTCAGCGATCTCGTCCGCAGTGGCCAGCGAACTGCGGGCCACGTCCAGCTCCCCCAGGTGCAGGCCCACGAATGCAGCGGTGGACAGACCGACCGCTCGGGGTCCGGTCCGCTCGGTGAGCAGCTCCAGCGAACGCCGCAACCACCCGTAGCCCTCGCGCAACGCGTTCCCGGAGAACCAGTACGGCCACAGCAGTACGGAAGTCCACACCGCCATCTCCGCCCATTCCGGCTCGCGCAGATCCGCGGCCAGCACTTGGCGGATGTTCGGGTGAATCCGGATCATGTGCTGGATCCACTCGAGTTGCTGCGGGCCGAACTGCTCGGCGCTGTAGCGCTCGGCCAGCCGGTGGAAGCAGTCCCGGTGCCGCCCCCGCAGCGAATCCTCCTCTCCCGCCATGCGCAGCTGGGACAGGCCGTATTCCCGGATGTTGTCGAACATGCGGTAGTAGGCGCGGCCCTCGTGCTCCTCGCGCAACACGATCGACTTGGTGACCAGCACGTCGAGCAGCTCCGCGACCCGGTGGGCGGACAACCGCCCGAAGGCGCAGACCTCCTGGGCCGCGGCGCTGTCGAAGCCGCCGATGAAAACGGCCAGGCGCGCCCACAGCAGCTGCTCGTCGGCGGTGCACAACCCGAAGCTCCAGCCGATCGACTCCGCCAGCGCGTCGTTGCGGGAGGAATCATCGCCGCTGGTCAGCAGGCTGAACCGATCGTCGAGCCTGCGCAGCACCTCGCGCGGGGAGCAGTCGGCCAGCTGCGCCGCGGCCAGTTCGATCGCCAGCGGCATCCCGTCCAGCCTGCGGCAGATCCGCACCACCGTGTCCCGGTTGTGCTCGTCGAGCGCGAACCCGGGCTGCACCGCCGCGGCGCGGTCGACGAACAGGCGGATCGCGTCGGCGAACACGTCGCCGTGCACCGAGGCCGGCCTGGAACCGCCCTGCGGCACCGAAAGCGGCGCGACCGGCAGCACCCGCTCACCCGCCACGCCGAGCGGCTCGCGGCTGGTCACCAGCAAACGCACTTCGGAGGGCACCGCCAGCACGTTGCGCACGAATCGGGCGGTGGCCTGCAAGACGTGGTCGCAATCGTCCAGGATCAGCAGCAGCCGGGCGTCCTTGAGCCCTTCAAGCAGGTCGGCGGTGGGATCGCCCGCTTTCGGGCGCAGTCCGAACACGGCCGCGACCGTCTGCGGCACCAGCTCGGGGTCCTGCAACGCGGCCAGGTCGACCCGCCGCACACCGTCCGGGAACGCGCGGCGGACCTTGCGGGCCAGCCGCAGCGCCAGCCGGCTCTTGCCGACGCCGCCGGGGCCGGTCAGCGTCACCAGCCGCCCGAAGTACATCTGCCTGCGGGCTTCGGCGAGTTCGCGGCGCCTGCCGACGAAGCTCCCGGGCTCGGGCGGGAGTCCGCTGATCGAGCCGCCCGCGGTGGTTGCCGACTCCATGCCCACCTCCCTCGATGAGGATATTCCGCAGGTCACAGCCGCACTCGCGCGCGAGGAAGGCACTGCGACCGACACGCCGACGTGTGTCCCGGG from Saccharopolyspora sp. SCSIO 74807 encodes:
- a CDS encoding ATPase, giving the protein MESATTAGGSISGLPPEPGSFVGRRRELAEARRQMYFGRLVTLTGPGGVGKSRLALRLARKVRRAFPDGVRRVDLAALQDPELVPQTVAAVFGLRPKAGDPTADLLEGLKDARLLLILDDCDHVLQATARFVRNVLAVPSEVRLLVTSREPLGVAGERVLPVAPLSVPQGGSRPASVHGDVFADAIRLFVDRAAAVQPGFALDEHNRDTVVRICRRLDGMPLAIELAAAQLADCSPREVLRRLDDRFSLLTSGDDSSRNDALAESIGWSFGLCTADEQLLWARLAVFIGGFDSAAAQEVCAFGRLSAHRVAELLDVLVTKSIVLREEHEGRAYYRMFDNIREYGLSQLRMAGEEDSLRGRHRDCFHRLAERYSAEQFGPQQLEWIQHMIRIHPNIRQVLAADLREPEWAEMAVWTSVLLWPYWFSGNALREGYGWLRRSLELLTERTGPRAVGLSTAAFVGLHLGELDVARSSLATADEIADELGRTALRTRMGMVHGMVAMAEGRMREAADLLEQAAAAEKVDGDAFGYVNAMILLSSVAFVSGDPRGATAAVECLRLCESSGATWTKCYALWVVALHRWLAGDHREAALLVQQAVRLNRSARDLNGLAVYLDVLSWCTTAADQPHRNAHLIGAADALRRISGGRMGESTYFDDYNAAALAWGRQVLGEREFQAAYQRGAEWSREELFAYVLEEGIGRPEPARPEPGRSAPGGLSPHELRAAVLFGEGVTGADLAARLGMERRSAEQLLEGVLARLGFRDREQIEDWLRGRQQ